The Flavobacterium marginilacus genome window below encodes:
- a CDS encoding helix-turn-helix domain-containing protein produces MERLHNQERIVTMHQMLFEMARGNFNSRIPLSSYDDELETLVVLINMVAEEMKESIFPAGYVNSHKTYQFITQTTFVLDASFFIKSFTPEVILFLDYSESELLNQPLSGIITETSLVRLQEVFDTNITLPITITLDFTPKEHLPVSVACSIGKLINCSEIILNLVTPVLQDSYDPLAYENENEKHSKTRKADALLIQKLYDYILAHLEEPLPSLKVLSSTFGTNEHKLKDGFRHFFKTSIYQFYNDERLKRAYFMMEHSGIPLKNISVMNGFNNYPTFSKSFKKRFGLSPNEMKRNETGFTSLLED; encoded by the coding sequence ATGGAAAGACTGCATAACCAAGAGCGTATTGTTACCATGCATCAAATGTTATTTGAGATGGCGCGAGGCAATTTCAACAGCCGTATTCCCTTAAGTTCCTATGATGACGAATTGGAAACACTTGTTGTTTTAATCAATATGGTTGCTGAAGAAATGAAAGAATCCATTTTTCCTGCCGGCTATGTTAATTCTCATAAAACATATCAATTTATAACTCAAACTACTTTTGTTTTAGATGCTTCTTTTTTTATCAAAAGTTTTACTCCAGAAGTTATTCTATTTTTGGACTATTCGGAATCTGAGCTGTTGAACCAACCTTTGTCCGGCATTATTACCGAGACTTCTTTAGTACGGCTTCAAGAAGTATTTGACACAAATATTACCTTACCAATAACTATTACTTTAGATTTTACTCCCAAAGAACATTTGCCTGTTTCTGTTGCCTGCAGTATTGGAAAGCTAATTAACTGTTCGGAAATTATATTAAATCTTGTTACTCCTGTCTTGCAAGATTCCTATGATCCTTTGGCCTACGAGAATGAAAATGAGAAACATAGTAAAACCAGAAAGGCAGATGCACTTTTGATACAGAAACTTTATGATTATATTTTAGCTCATCTTGAAGAACCGCTTCCATCACTAAAAGTGCTTTCATCAACATTTGGCACTAATGAACATAAATTAAAAGATGGTTTTCGTCATTTTTTTAAGACCAGTATTTATCAATTTTATAATGATGAACGTTTGAAAAGAGCTTATTTTATGATGGAGCATTCAGGGATTCCTTTAAAAAATATTTCGGTTATGAATGGTTTTAATAATTATCCCACCTTTTCAAAGTCCTTTAAAAAACGTTTTGGTTTGTCACCAAACGAAATGAAGCGAAATGAAACTGGTTTTACTTCTTTACTGGAAGATTAA
- a CDS encoding bifunctional aminotransferase class I/II-fold pyridoxal phosphate-dependent enzyme/GNAT family N-acetyltransferase: protein MAKIKHNNFIDTVDEVLSGAKKEGVLHLYAEGKVLTGRTIQINGKEMFHFGTTGYLGLEQDIRLKEAAIAAINNYGTQFPLSKSYISHPLYSELESKIERMYGIPPIIAKNSTLGHLAVIPTLIRDEDAVIMDHQVHWSVQNACQLLKLRGIPVEMIRHSNLTMLEDKIKQLTSKCNKIWYMADGVYSMFGDYAPIPELLDLTQKYPQLNFYFDDVHGMSWRGKNGTGFIFDTIKELPENCVVVSTLSKTFGASGATVFCRNQKLRDKIKNFGGPLTFSAQLEPASVAAAIASADIHLSPEIQLKQKDLADKIGCFNQLLSMGDLPIISKNDSPVFFLGMGTPAAGYNFLKRLFKEGFFLNLGIYPAVPIKNTGIRITLSSHNQVEDIKALAEAMEHHFPKALEETNSNENKIRQAFGLGIGKVQKISESKEQELFIEEKNTIQDIEKSEWDQYMRRQNIFDWEGLVYLEKTFSQHPDPAHQWDFYYYTIKDSEGNIILMTFFTYGLWKDDMLATESVSIHLEEIRKTNPLYLTSKVLGMGSLFTEGKHCFINHEHPLAEKAVKLLLDSIDEKYNTLNADMLVVRDFEEGNKYNKSILDQGYIKMDMPESCVVQSQGWSTNEEFANELSSRSRKHFNKEIEPYEKHYDVVIKDKLSKSEITRAYQLYNNVKDNNYAINTFRYTQEVFENMNENPNWEFIVLTLKAEIENPFVGVMFCYKNNNYTYVPELIGMDYKWAKEYQLYRQLLFQTIKRANTLQFQKIDFGVSASFEKRKLGAKIVPKLAYVQARDNYAMELMGTLQNEYKTRN, encoded by the coding sequence ATGGCAAAAATCAAACACAATAACTTCATCGATACAGTGGATGAGGTTTTGTCTGGAGCTAAAAAAGAAGGTGTTTTGCACTTATATGCAGAAGGCAAAGTTTTAACAGGCAGGACAATCCAAATCAATGGAAAGGAAATGTTTCATTTCGGGACAACTGGATATCTGGGACTAGAACAAGATATTCGATTGAAAGAGGCTGCAATAGCAGCCATAAACAATTATGGTACGCAGTTCCCGCTTTCAAAATCATATATTTCACATCCGCTTTACAGCGAACTGGAGAGCAAAATCGAACGAATGTATGGCATTCCGCCTATTATTGCCAAGAACAGTACACTGGGACATTTAGCGGTTATTCCAACACTAATAAGAGATGAAGATGCAGTTATAATGGATCATCAGGTACACTGGAGTGTACAGAATGCCTGCCAGCTTTTAAAACTGCGGGGAATTCCAGTTGAAATGATTAGGCACAGTAATTTGACGATGTTGGAAGATAAAATCAAACAGTTAACATCGAAGTGCAATAAAATCTGGTATATGGCTGATGGCGTATACTCCATGTTTGGGGATTACGCACCTATTCCTGAATTATTGGATTTGACTCAAAAATACCCTCAGCTTAATTTCTATTTTGACGACGTTCATGGTATGAGTTGGAGAGGTAAAAATGGAACTGGTTTTATCTTTGACACAATTAAAGAACTTCCAGAAAATTGTGTAGTAGTAAGTACATTAAGCAAAACCTTTGGAGCCAGCGGTGCAACGGTATTTTGCAGGAATCAGAAATTAAGAGATAAGATTAAAAACTTTGGCGGACCGCTCACTTTTTCTGCTCAATTGGAACCTGCATCTGTAGCGGCAGCAATTGCTTCAGCAGACATTCATTTATCACCTGAAATTCAATTGAAGCAAAAAGACTTAGCTGATAAAATAGGCTGTTTCAATCAATTATTATCAATGGGAGATCTTCCTATAATTTCAAAAAATGATTCGCCGGTTTTCTTCTTGGGAATGGGTACACCCGCAGCGGGTTATAACTTTTTAAAACGTTTATTCAAAGAAGGATTTTTTTTGAATTTAGGAATTTATCCTGCTGTACCTATAAAAAATACTGGAATTAGAATTACGCTCTCCAGTCACAATCAAGTCGAGGATATTAAAGCATTAGCCGAAGCAATGGAACACCATTTTCCTAAAGCTTTGGAAGAAACTAATAGCAACGAAAATAAAATAAGGCAGGCTTTTGGGTTAGGAATTGGGAAAGTACAAAAGATTTCAGAATCAAAAGAACAGGAACTCTTTATTGAAGAAAAAAACACTATTCAGGATATCGAAAAATCAGAATGGGATCAATACATGCGGAGACAGAATATTTTCGATTGGGAAGGACTCGTTTATTTGGAAAAAACATTCAGTCAGCACCCAGACCCAGCGCATCAATGGGATTTTTACTATTACACCATCAAAGACAGTGAAGGCAATATTATTCTGATGACTTTTTTTACTTACGGACTTTGGAAAGACGATATGCTGGCAACTGAATCGGTCTCCATCCACTTGGAAGAAATAAGAAAAACCAATCCTTTATACCTCACCTCAAAAGTACTGGGCATGGGGTCTTTATTTACAGAAGGAAAACACTGTTTCATCAATCATGAACATCCTTTAGCAGAGAAAGCAGTAAAACTTTTATTGGATAGTATAGATGAAAAATACAATACATTAAATGCAGATATGTTGGTTGTAAGAGATTTTGAAGAAGGAAACAAATACAATAAATCAATACTGGATCAGGGGTATATCAAAATGGACATGCCAGAATCCTGTGTGGTGCAAAGCCAAGGATGGAGTACTAATGAAGAATTTGCTAATGAATTATCGTCCCGGTCACGGAAACATTTCAATAAAGAGATAGAACCTTATGAAAAACACTATGATGTTGTAATAAAAGATAAATTAAGCAAATCAGAAATAACAAGAGCATACCAGCTCTACAACAACGTAAAAGACAATAATTATGCCATTAACACATTTCGATATACCCAAGAAGTTTTCGAGAATATGAATGAAAACCCCAACTGGGAGTTTATTGTTTTAACACTGAAAGCTGAAATAGAAAATCCATTTGTAGGAGTGATGTTTTGCTACAAAAACAACAATTACACCTATGTCCCGGAATTAATAGGAATGGATTATAAATGGGCAAAAGAATACCAGCTTTACAGACAATTGCTGTTCCAGACTATAAAAAGAGCCAATACTTTACAGTTTCAAAAAATAGATTTTGGCGTGTCTGCTTCTTTTGAAAAAAGAAAGTTAGGAGCTAAAATAGTTCCAAAACTAGCCTATGTTCAAGCAAGAGATAATTATGCAATGGAATTAATGGGGACACTACAAAATGAATATAAAACACGAAATTAA
- a CDS encoding RteC domain-containing protein, with translation MFKKTIESFNDSCNGILEADETMQNKAGNGIVLCNKTLTSLKEIVDKKDFNTVPEEIDFFKNIKPVPMSLLIYFTEVRSCELRMPKAGNSYKVQFLQKELRKINKFFYKNADFVHYMEQGCSYLDHQFFTRNHRDNFPFTPMTDHYQFPEFSTSQDMLWAKIKAMYRFIHYIREAMQKLNAGNEMMFEEKKHKVLVWTAPKTAITELIYALYSNGSLNNGAADINTITASFEDFFNIKLDNIYKTYTEIKSRKSSKTKFLEELTFNLKQKINKEEEV, from the coding sequence ATGTTTAAAAAAACGATCGAATCATTTAATGATTCCTGCAATGGAATATTGGAAGCAGACGAAACAATGCAAAATAAAGCTGGCAATGGAATTGTATTGTGCAATAAAACATTAACAAGTTTAAAAGAAATAGTAGATAAAAAAGATTTCAATACCGTTCCGGAAGAGATCGATTTTTTCAAAAACATTAAACCAGTTCCGATGAGTTTATTGATTTATTTTACAGAAGTGCGTTCTTGTGAATTGAGAATGCCCAAAGCAGGAAACTCCTATAAAGTCCAGTTCCTCCAAAAAGAACTGCGAAAAATCAATAAGTTCTTTTATAAAAATGCCGACTTTGTACATTATATGGAACAGGGATGCAGCTATCTGGATCATCAATTCTTTACTAGAAACCATCGTGATAATTTTCCATTTACCCCCATGACTGATCATTATCAATTTCCGGAATTTTCAACCTCACAAGATATGCTTTGGGCAAAAATAAAAGCGATGTACCGATTCATTCACTACATCCGTGAAGCAATGCAAAAACTCAATGCTGGTAATGAAATGATGTTCGAAGAAAAGAAACACAAAGTATTGGTATGGACAGCTCCCAAAACTGCAATTACAGAGTTAATCTATGCTTTATACTCCAATGGCTCTCTTAATAATGGTGCAGCTGACATCAATACTATAACTGCATCTTTTGAAGATTTTTTTAATATCAAATTAGATAACATATACAAAACCTACACCGAAATTAAAAGCAGAAAAAGTAGTAAAACTAAGTTTTTAGAAGAGTTAACGTTCAACCTCAAACAAAAAATCAATAAAGAAGAGGAAGTCTAA